One window from the genome of Bradyrhizobium xenonodulans encodes:
- a CDS encoding carbohydrate ABC transporter permease yields the protein MSGQGLTGLSNWGRRLAAVGVLAWCLITAFPLYWVVVTAFKTPPGVVGGPTYIPFVDFTPTLQPFIDLYHGIRGEFFRTFLNSTIVGLSAAAIATAIGAMAAYALVRFEFKVRFGAGLIFFLLALGGYLLFNNSLGFTRPQALLLAFPFALAAAIVANRLPLPGPILGNEDILFWFVSQRMFPPIVTAFALYLLYSEIGRLGFQLIDSFVGLTLCYVAFSLPIVVWLMRDFFEAIPIEVEEAAMVDNVPSWRIFLGIVVPMSMNGLLATFMITLAFVWNEFLFALFLTNSKWQTLPILVAGQNSQRGDEWWAISAAALVAIIPMMIMAGLLSRMMRSGLLLGAIK from the coding sequence ATGAGCGGGCAGGGCCTCACCGGACTATCGAACTGGGGTCGCCGGCTGGCCGCGGTCGGCGTGCTCGCATGGTGCCTGATCACGGCGTTTCCGCTCTATTGGGTGGTGGTGACGGCGTTCAAGACCCCGCCGGGCGTGGTCGGCGGCCCGACCTATATTCCGTTCGTCGATTTCACTCCGACGCTGCAGCCCTTCATCGACCTCTACCACGGGATCCGGGGTGAATTCTTCAGGACGTTTCTGAACTCGACCATCGTTGGCCTGTCGGCGGCGGCGATCGCGACCGCCATCGGCGCGATGGCAGCCTATGCGCTGGTGCGGTTTGAGTTCAAGGTGCGCTTTGGCGCCGGCCTGATCTTCTTCCTGCTCGCGCTCGGCGGCTATCTGCTGTTCAACAATTCGCTCGGATTCACCCGGCCGCAGGCGCTGCTGCTCGCGTTCCCATTCGCGCTTGCCGCTGCGATCGTCGCCAACCGTCTGCCGCTGCCGGGCCCGATCCTTGGCAATGAGGACATCCTGTTCTGGTTCGTCAGCCAGCGCATGTTTCCACCGATCGTCACGGCCTTTGCGCTCTACCTGCTCTACAGCGAGATCGGCCGGCTCGGCTTCCAGCTCATCGACAGCTTTGTCGGCCTGACGCTGTGCTATGTCGCGTTCTCGCTGCCGATCGTCGTCTGGCTGATGCGCGACTTCTTCGAGGCAATCCCGATCGAGGTGGAAGAAGCCGCTATGGTCGACAACGTGCCGAGCTGGCGCATCTTTCTCGGCATCGTGGTGCCGATGTCGATGAACGGGCTGCTGGCGACCTTCATGATCACGCTGGCCTTTGTCTGGAACGAGTTCCTGTTCGCGCTGTTCCTGACCAATTCCAAATGGCAGACGCTGCCGATCCTGGTGGCGGGACAGAACAGCCAGCGCGGCGACGAATGGTGGGCGATCTCGGCCGCGGCGCTCGTCGCCATCATTCCGATGATGATCATGGCGGGCCTGCTCAGCCGCATGATGCGGTCGGGCCTGCTGCTCGGGGCAATCAAATAG
- a CDS encoding extracellular solute-binding protein has product MLTTSLVMACAASQVNAACSPDYSGVTLTVASQTGPYIASALKLGADEWTKKTCGKVNVVEFPWSELYPKIVTSLTASDATFDLVSFAPAWLPDFVPYLSEMPKAMQSGKDWDDVEPAYRERLMVWEGKIYSQSMDGDVHTYTYRMDLFSDPKEKDAFKAKYGYDLAPPKTWKQYLDIAEFFQRPDKGLWGTAEAFRRGGQQFWFFFSHAAAYTNNPNYPGAMFFDPETMDAQINNPGWVKGLEEYIRASKLGPPNALNFSFGEVNAAVAGGQVAESIGWGDTGVIAADPKQSKISGKVGSAVLPGSDEIWNAKTKKWDKFPAVLPAPFMAFGGWQIGVPKVGKNQQAAWDFVKTLTSPEVSGQAAITGGTGVNPYRKSHTANLELWNKIFSPQEAKEYLSAQADSINGKNVALDMRLPGYFSYTEVVEIELGKALAGQTTPQAALDTVAKEWNRLTDEFGRAKQLAAYRAAMGLPPKN; this is encoded by the coding sequence ATGCTGACCACCTCGCTCGTGATGGCGTGCGCCGCGAGCCAGGTGAACGCGGCCTGTAGCCCGGATTACTCTGGCGTCACCCTGACGGTGGCGTCGCAGACCGGACCGTATATCGCCTCCGCGCTCAAGCTCGGCGCGGATGAATGGACCAAGAAGACCTGTGGCAAGGTCAACGTCGTGGAGTTTCCGTGGTCGGAGCTCTACCCCAAGATCGTCACGTCGCTCACCGCGTCGGATGCGACGTTCGACCTGGTCAGCTTTGCGCCGGCCTGGCTGCCCGACTTCGTCCCCTATCTCAGCGAAATGCCGAAGGCGATGCAATCAGGCAAGGATTGGGACGATGTCGAGCCGGCCTATCGCGAACGGCTGATGGTGTGGGAGGGCAAGATCTATTCGCAGTCGATGGACGGCGACGTCCACACCTACACCTATCGCATGGACCTGTTCAGCGATCCCAAGGAGAAGGACGCGTTCAAGGCCAAGTACGGTTACGACCTGGCGCCGCCCAAGACCTGGAAGCAGTATCTCGACATCGCGGAGTTCTTCCAGCGCCCCGACAAGGGACTTTGGGGCACCGCGGAAGCGTTCCGCCGCGGCGGCCAGCAGTTCTGGTTCTTCTTCAGCCACGCGGCCGCCTACACCAACAATCCGAACTATCCGGGCGCGATGTTCTTCGACCCCGAGACGATGGATGCCCAGATCAACAACCCCGGCTGGGTGAAGGGACTGGAAGAATACATCCGCGCGTCGAAGCTTGGCCCGCCCAATGCGCTGAACTTCTCGTTCGGCGAGGTCAACGCGGCCGTTGCCGGCGGTCAGGTGGCGGAATCGATCGGCTGGGGCGACACCGGCGTGATCGCGGCCGACCCCAAGCAATCGAAGATTTCCGGCAAGGTCGGCTCCGCAGTCCTGCCCGGCTCTGACGAGATCTGGAATGCGAAAACCAAGAAGTGGGACAAGTTTCCGGCAGTCCTGCCGGCGCCCTTCATGGCGTTCGGCGGATGGCAGATTGGCGTGCCGAAGGTCGGCAAGAACCAGCAGGCGGCATGGGATTTCGTCAAGACGCTGACGAGCCCCGAAGTTTCCGGCCAGGCAGCGATCACCGGCGGCACGGGTGTGAACCCTTACCGTAAGTCGCACACCGCGAATCTGGAGTTGTGGAACAAGATCTTCTCGCCGCAAGAGGCCAAGGAGTATCTCAGCGCGCAGGCCGACTCGATCAACGGCAAGAACGTCGCGCTCGACATGCGTCTGCCCGGCTATTTCTCCTATACCGAGGTCGTGGAGATCGAGCTTGGCAAGGCGCTGGCCGGCCAGACCACGCCGCAGGCCGCGCTGGATACGGTCGCGAAGGAATGGAATCGCCTGACCGACGAGTTCGGTCGTGCGAAGCAACTGGCGGCCTATCGCGCTGCGATGGGTCTTCCGCCGAAGAACTAG
- a CDS encoding ABC transporter ATP-binding protein has product MAHVEIENVSKAYGPYKIIEGLDLNVADEEFVVLVGPSGCGKTTTLRMIAGLEAVTSGTVRIGSRDVTQLRPGLRNCAMVFQNYALYPHMTVGENIGYGMKVRGEQRASVAKAVQDVARVLDLEPYLDRRPKQLSGGQRQRVAIGRAIVRSPDVFLFDEPLSNLDAKLRIEMRTEIKALHRRLAKTIVYVTHDQVEAMTMADRVVVMNRGRIEQAADPITIYEKPSNLFVAGFMGAPSMNFIHGEIVARDGALVFTEPSGTALTLPKSREAAYAGSVGKAVVLGVRPDHVLLHDAPAGSSIRLMVKDVEPLGPHTLVIGTVGVFPFTAQMQVGVTAAPDNVIDVALNLERTHLFDKVSGKTIS; this is encoded by the coding sequence ATGGCGCACGTCGAGATCGAGAACGTCAGCAAGGCATATGGGCCCTACAAGATCATCGAAGGGCTCGATCTGAACGTCGCCGACGAGGAATTCGTCGTGCTTGTCGGCCCGTCCGGCTGCGGCAAGACCACGACCTTACGCATGATTGCAGGGCTTGAGGCGGTCACCAGCGGAACCGTTCGTATCGGCAGTCGCGATGTGACGCAGTTGCGCCCGGGCCTGCGGAATTGCGCGATGGTGTTTCAGAACTACGCGCTCTATCCGCATATGACGGTCGGGGAGAACATCGGCTACGGCATGAAGGTCAGGGGCGAGCAGCGCGCCAGCGTCGCGAAAGCAGTGCAGGACGTCGCACGGGTTCTGGACCTCGAGCCATATTTGGACCGCCGGCCGAAGCAACTCTCCGGCGGACAGCGCCAGCGCGTCGCGATCGGCCGTGCGATCGTGCGCAGCCCGGACGTGTTTCTGTTCGACGAGCCGTTGTCGAACCTCGACGCCAAGCTGCGCATCGAAATGCGGACCGAGATCAAGGCGTTGCACCGCCGTCTTGCCAAAACGATCGTCTATGTCACGCACGATCAAGTCGAGGCCATGACCATGGCCGATCGCGTCGTGGTGATGAATCGCGGCCGGATCGAGCAGGCGGCGGATCCGATCACGATCTACGAGAAGCCTAGCAATCTTTTTGTGGCGGGCTTCATGGGCGCGCCCAGCATGAACTTCATTCATGGCGAGATCGTCGCGCGCGACGGTGCGCTGGTCTTCACCGAGCCGTCGGGGACGGCGTTGACACTGCCGAAATCGCGCGAGGCGGCCTATGCAGGGAGCGTCGGCAAGGCGGTCGTGCTCGGCGTCCGGCCCGACCACGTGCTGCTGCACGACGCGCCGGCGGGTTCGTCGATCCGCCTGATGGTGAAAGACGTTGAGCCGCTTGGGCCCCATACGCTCGTGATTGGAACCGTGGGCGTGTTTCCGTTCACGGCGCAAATGCAGGTTGGTGTGACCGCCGCGCCTGACAACGTCATTGACGTCGCGCTCAATCTTGAGCGAACGCATCTGTTCGACAAAGTCTCAGGAAAGACCATTTCATAG
- a CDS encoding PDR/VanB family oxidoreductase: MDTHPLKFKVRSWTAETPSVRSLVFDVEGSVAPQWQAGAHVRVALPNGGDRPYSLMALPGLPDGALALGVLREQASTGGSQFMHALKIGDVVRATAPVNNFPLHAEASPALLFAGGIGVTPILSMAAELKVRGGPYRLHYAGRTRGTLAFLPQLQEICADSLSIHHDDDASRLDIAAALGAPPAGCHVYVCGPAGMIEAVKAAALAKGIAADRVHYELFKAEQPGLPDKPFEVELKSSGQVVAVAAGQTIIQALEAAGLDVLYDCQRGDCGICQCGVISGIPDHRDVILSDDEKASNKVMQICVSRAKSERLVLDL, encoded by the coding sequence ATGGACACGCATCCGCTGAAATTCAAGGTGAGGTCGTGGACCGCGGAAACTCCGTCGGTGCGGAGCCTTGTGTTTGACGTGGAGGGCAGTGTCGCGCCGCAATGGCAGGCAGGCGCGCATGTTCGCGTGGCGCTCCCGAATGGGGGCGACCGGCCGTATTCGCTGATGGCCTTGCCTGGGCTTCCCGACGGCGCACTGGCGCTTGGCGTCCTGCGCGAGCAGGCTTCGACCGGAGGCTCGCAGTTCATGCACGCGCTGAAGATCGGCGATGTCGTGAGGGCAACCGCGCCGGTCAACAACTTCCCTCTGCACGCGGAGGCTTCACCCGCGCTGCTGTTTGCCGGCGGCATCGGCGTTACGCCCATCCTGTCGATGGCGGCTGAGCTGAAAGTCCGCGGGGGCCCATATCGCCTACACTACGCGGGCCGCACGCGGGGGACGCTGGCGTTCCTGCCGCAATTGCAGGAGATCTGCGCGGACAGCCTCTCCATTCATCATGACGACGACGCATCCCGCCTCGATATTGCGGCGGCGTTGGGCGCTCCGCCGGCAGGGTGCCACGTCTACGTCTGCGGCCCCGCGGGCATGATCGAGGCGGTGAAGGCCGCCGCGCTGGCCAAGGGCATTGCGGCCGACCGCGTTCACTACGAACTCTTCAAGGCGGAGCAGCCGGGCTTGCCCGACAAGCCATTCGAGGTCGAGCTCAAGTCGAGCGGGCAGGTCGTCGCGGTCGCGGCCGGCCAGACCATCATCCAGGCGCTGGAGGCTGCGGGGCTCGACGTCCTCTACGACTGCCAGCGCGGCGATTGCGGCATCTGCCAATGCGGCGTGATCTCAGGCATTCCTGATCACCGCGACGTCATTCTCAGCGACGACGAGAAGGCGTCCAACAAGGTCATGCAGATCTGCGTGTCGCGCGCGAAATCGGAACGGCTTGTGCTGGATCTCTAG
- a CDS encoding aromatic ring-hydroxylating dioxygenase subunit alpha translates to MDRYRNNAFAIDALVRDTEVHRDVYVDPEIFELEMEHLFPNSWIYIGHASQLAKPGDFITANIGRQPVLASRHTDGSIHAFYNRCPHKGVKIASEACGNTGKFFRCPYHAWSFKTDGSLLAIPLKKGYEGTGFGNAQANEGLSRIRNVVVHRDFIFAQLNDNGVSFEDYFGESLSTIDNMVDRSPEGKLAVVAAPIRYMHTCNWKMLVENQTDTCHPMVAHESSAGTAVKVWKREQSDSTETPMAVQLYGPFMSPYEFYEQSGIRIWPNGHGHTGVANSIHSNYSDIEGYLGQMVAAYGETRAHEILGEVRHNTVYFPNIMVKGAVQILRNFIPIAVDKTLVESWVYRLVGAPDKLYERALMYNRFINAPTSIVGHDDLEMYERAQEGLKSNGNQWVNLQRLYEAGEQADVTAVINGTSERQMRNQFHAWAKFMTLDMDKRVEAAE, encoded by the coding sequence ATGGACAGATACCGGAACAATGCCTTTGCGATCGATGCGCTGGTGCGTGACACCGAGGTGCATCGCGACGTCTATGTCGACCCCGAGATCTTCGAGCTCGAGATGGAGCATCTGTTCCCGAACAGCTGGATCTATATCGGGCATGCGAGCCAGCTGGCGAAGCCCGGCGATTTCATCACCGCCAATATCGGCCGGCAGCCGGTGCTGGCGAGCCGCCATACCGACGGCTCCATCCACGCATTCTACAATCGCTGCCCGCACAAGGGCGTCAAGATCGCGTCCGAGGCCTGCGGCAACACCGGAAAGTTTTTCCGCTGTCCCTATCATGCCTGGTCGTTCAAGACCGACGGCTCGCTGCTCGCGATTCCCCTGAAGAAGGGCTACGAGGGGACGGGGTTCGGCAATGCGCAGGCCAATGAGGGACTGTCGCGGATCAGGAACGTCGTCGTCCATCGCGACTTCATCTTCGCGCAGCTGAACGACAACGGCGTCTCCTTCGAGGACTATTTCGGCGAGAGCCTCTCGACTATCGACAACATGGTCGACCGCTCGCCGGAGGGCAAGCTCGCGGTCGTCGCCGCGCCGATCCGCTACATGCACACCTGCAATTGGAAGATGCTGGTCGAGAACCAGACCGACACCTGCCATCCGATGGTGGCGCATGAAAGCTCGGCCGGCACCGCGGTCAAGGTCTGGAAGCGCGAGCAGAGCGATTCCACGGAGACGCCGATGGCGGTGCAGCTCTACGGTCCCTTCATGAGCCCGTACGAATTCTACGAGCAGAGCGGCATCAGGATCTGGCCGAACGGCCACGGCCATACCGGTGTCGCCAACTCCATCCATTCGAACTACTCGGACATCGAGGGCTATCTCGGCCAGATGGTCGCGGCCTATGGCGAGACGCGCGCGCACGAGATCCTCGGCGAGGTCAGGCACAACACCGTGTATTTCCCCAACATCATGGTGAAGGGCGCCGTCCAGATCCTGCGCAACTTCATCCCGATCGCGGTCGACAAGACGCTGGTCGAGAGCTGGGTCTATCGCCTGGTCGGCGCGCCCGACAAGCTGTACGAGCGGGCGCTGATGTACAACCGCTTCATCAACGCGCCGACCTCGATCGTCGGTCACGACGATCTCGAAATGTATGAGCGCGCCCAGGAGGGGTTGAAGTCCAACGGCAATCAATGGGTCAATCTCCAGCGCCTCTACGAGGCCGGCGAGCAAGCGGACGTCACCGCCGTGATCAACGGTACGTCGGAACGGCAGATGCGGAACCAGTTTCATGCCTGGGCCAAGTTCATGACCCTGGACATGGACAAGCGCGTCGAGGCTGCGGAATGA
- a CDS encoding aromatic-ring-hydroxylating dioxygenase subunit beta, which translates to MITEKTITDFIYREADLLDTMQWQAWLDLFHPEGRYWMPLEWQQQDPVLQPSLMYEDLLLLKVRVERLAGERTFSQKPKSRCHHLLQAPQIVACDPAAGMFKARTSYIYTETRGDVLERFSGWASHDFVQVGDGLKIKLKRVDLVNFDAPFGNIQLFM; encoded by the coding sequence ATGATCACCGAGAAGACCATCACGGACTTCATCTATCGCGAGGCCGATCTGCTCGATACGATGCAGTGGCAGGCCTGGCTCGACCTGTTTCATCCCGAAGGACGTTACTGGATGCCGCTGGAATGGCAGCAGCAGGACCCGGTGCTCCAGCCGTCCCTGATGTACGAGGACCTGCTGCTGCTGAAGGTGCGGGTCGAACGCCTCGCCGGCGAGCGGACCTTCAGCCAGAAGCCGAAAAGCCGCTGCCATCATCTGCTCCAGGCGCCGCAGATCGTCGCGTGCGATCCGGCCGCCGGAATGTTCAAGGCGCGGACGTCCTATATCTACACCGAGACGCGCGGCGACGTGCTGGAGCGCTTCTCGGGATGGGCCTCGCACGATTTCGTTCAGGTCGGAGATGGCCTGAAGATCAAGCTCAAGCGCGTCGATCTCGTCAATTTCGACGCGCCGTTCGGCAACATCCAGCTCTTCATGTGA
- a CDS encoding ATP-dependent acyl-CoA ligase has product MTAETTVYARFRETALRRGEAGFLNVLPETAGIYGIAAGEISYRAMLDRVEHWRSAFAHQGYGEGHRVGLLLQNRPVFIELWLALNALGVSVVPINPDLRMSELEYIVAHSEMNAAFVLAERRDEVAAAARQAGRAIAVVTDGDEVPPPFGGRLAAAAGDGATECALLYTSGTTGQPKGCVLTNIYFLHSGNWYRDVGGLCGLKAEGERMITPLPLFHMNAMAVSLMAMLSVGGCLTMLDRFHPRSWWASVRDSRATCLHYLGVMPSMLMSAPESPQDKAHTVRFGLGAGVDKLLHAPFEARFGFPLIEAWAMTETGSGGVIAANVEPRKIGTSCFGRPAGEVEIRIVDESGNDAVVDMPGELLVRRAGADPRYGFFREYLKNPQATADAWAGGWLHTGDIVSRDADGDLHFVDRKKNVIRRSGENIAAVEVESVLNRHPAIRQAAVAATPDQVRGDEVAAVIIAEQAGANRQLAEDIVRWSLEQMAYYKAPGWICFVDSLPLTATEKIQRGGLKDYVAKLMGEGAFFDLRDLKRRQV; this is encoded by the coding sequence TTGACCGCTGAGACCACTGTTTACGCGCGCTTTCGGGAAACCGCGCTCCGCCGCGGCGAGGCGGGCTTCCTCAACGTTCTGCCGGAAACCGCCGGGATCTATGGCATCGCGGCGGGGGAGATCTCCTATCGCGCCATGCTCGACCGGGTCGAGCATTGGCGGTCGGCGTTCGCGCACCAGGGCTATGGCGAAGGCCACCGGGTCGGGCTGCTGCTGCAGAACCGACCGGTGTTCATCGAGCTGTGGTTGGCGCTGAACGCGCTTGGCGTCTCCGTCGTGCCGATCAACCCCGATTTGCGGATGAGCGAGCTCGAATACATCGTCGCCCATTCCGAGATGAACGCGGCCTTCGTGCTCGCCGAGCGGCGCGACGAGGTCGCAGCAGCCGCGCGTCAGGCCGGCCGCGCCATCGCGGTGGTGACCGACGGCGATGAGGTTCCTCCACCGTTCGGCGGCAGGCTGGCTGCGGCCGCAGGCGACGGCGCAACCGAATGCGCGCTGCTCTACACGTCAGGGACGACCGGGCAGCCCAAGGGCTGCGTGCTGACCAATATTTATTTCCTGCATTCCGGAAACTGGTATCGTGACGTCGGCGGGCTGTGCGGGCTGAAGGCGGAGGGCGAGCGCATGATCACGCCGCTGCCGCTGTTTCACATGAACGCGATGGCGGTGTCGCTGATGGCGATGTTGTCGGTCGGCGGCTGCCTAACCATGCTCGACCGCTTCCATCCGCGCAGCTGGTGGGCGTCCGTGCGCGACAGCCGCGCGACCTGCCTGCATTATCTCGGCGTGATGCCATCGATGCTGATGAGCGCGCCGGAATCGCCGCAGGACAAGGCCCACACCGTGAGGTTCGGCCTTGGTGCCGGTGTGGACAAGCTGCTGCACGCGCCGTTCGAGGCGCGGTTCGGCTTTCCCCTGATCGAGGCCTGGGCGATGACCGAGACCGGCAGCGGCGGCGTGATCGCCGCCAATGTCGAGCCGCGCAAGATCGGCACCAGCTGCTTTGGCCGGCCGGCGGGCGAGGTCGAGATCCGGATCGTCGACGAGAGCGGCAATGACGCGGTGGTGGACATGCCCGGCGAATTGCTGGTGCGGCGGGCCGGTGCAGATCCGCGCTACGGCTTCTTCCGCGAATACCTGAAGAATCCGCAGGCCACCGCTGACGCCTGGGCCGGCGGCTGGCTGCACACCGGCGACATCGTCTCGCGCGATGCGGACGGCGATCTGCATTTCGTCGATCGCAAGAAGAACGTGATCCGCCGCTCCGGCGAGAACATCGCCGCGGTCGAGGTCGAGTCTGTCCTCAACCGCCATCCCGCGATCCGGCAGGCCGCGGTTGCGGCGACGCCCGATCAGGTCCGCGGCGACGAGGTCGCGGCAGTGATCATCGCCGAGCAGGCCGGCGCCAATCGGCAGCTTGCCGAAGACATCGTGCGCTGGAGCCTGGAGCAGATGGCCTACTACAAGGCGCCGGGCTGGATCTGCTTCGTCGACAGCCTGCCGCTGACGGCAACCGAGAAGATCCAGCGCGGCGGACTCAAGGACTATGTGGCGAAGCTGATGGGCGAGGGCGCGTTCTTCGACCTGCGCGACCTCAAGCGGCGGCAGGTCTGA
- a CDS encoding SDR family NAD(P)-dependent oxidoreductase gives MSTIRTTLVTGGNSGIGEALAKRLVEKGQRVVSVGLEKPDWTHDLLAAYCADLTDIAATRAIAQEICRDHAIDRLVHNAGIILPNLLQDAKPEDILTLAQLHLGAPMLLTQTAMEGMRARRFGRVVFVSSRAAMGAATRSAYSATKAGVHGMARTWALELAASGITVNVVAPGPILTDNFWGIIPKGSEQQERMARNVPVGRLGSREDVAHAIEFFLDERSDFVTGQVLYVCGGTSLVGLGPS, from the coding sequence ATGAGCACGATCCGCACCACACTCGTCACCGGCGGCAATTCGGGGATCGGTGAAGCCCTGGCAAAACGGCTCGTCGAGAAAGGCCAGCGCGTCGTCTCGGTCGGGCTGGAGAAGCCGGACTGGACCCATGATCTGCTCGCCGCCTATTGCGCCGACTTGACCGACATCGCGGCGACGCGCGCCATCGCGCAGGAGATCTGCCGCGATCACGCCATTGATCGCCTCGTGCACAATGCCGGCATCATCCTGCCCAACCTGCTGCAAGATGCGAAACCCGAGGACATTCTGACGCTGGCGCAGCTGCATCTGGGGGCACCGATGCTGCTGACCCAGACTGCGATGGAGGGGATGCGCGCGCGCCGCTTCGGCCGCGTCGTGTTCGTCTCCTCGCGCGCGGCGATGGGCGCGGCCACGCGCTCGGCCTATTCGGCGACCAAGGCCGGCGTGCACGGCATGGCGCGGACCTGGGCGCTGGAGCTGGCCGCGAGCGGCATCACCGTGAACGTGGTCGCGCCGGGACCGATCCTCACCGACAATTTCTGGGGCATCATCCCGAAGGGCTCGGAGCAGCAGGAGCGGATGGCGCGCAACGTGCCCGTCGGCCGGCTCGGTTCGCGCGAGGATGTCGCGCACGCGATCGAGTTCTTCCTCGACGAGCGCTCCGATTTCGTCACCGGCCAGGTGCTCTATGTCTGCGGCGGCACCAGCCTCGTCGGGCTCGGTCCGAGCTAG
- a CDS encoding MarR family winged helix-turn-helix transcriptional regulator, whose protein sequence is MAKDSKSRWRSGPPRTRDQLQSYIPYLFNRLANRWNLDQNRDLSEHGINNVVFRTLSVLFIYKSLTVNEISVLAVTEQSTASRMVESMVSSGLVMREIAEEDQRRRVVALTPDGEALLRKIWPIMATNYDRLIAGIDPDEIEICARVLAKMVDNIRQNQI, encoded by the coding sequence ATGGCCAAAGATTCCAAGAGCCGGTGGAGATCGGGTCCGCCCAGGACCAGGGACCAGCTGCAAAGCTACATCCCGTATCTGTTCAACCGCCTCGCCAATCGCTGGAACCTGGACCAGAACCGCGATCTGAGCGAGCACGGCATCAACAATGTCGTGTTTCGAACGCTGTCGGTGCTCTTCATCTACAAGAGCCTGACCGTCAACGAGATCTCCGTTCTCGCCGTCACCGAGCAATCGACCGCGAGCCGCATGGTCGAATCCATGGTGTCGTCGGGTCTCGTGATGCGCGAGATCGCGGAGGAAGACCAGCGGCGCCGGGTGGTGGCGCTGACGCCGGACGGCGAAGCGCTGCTGCGCAAGATCTGGCCGATCATGGCGACCAATTACGACCGGCTGATCGCGGGCATCGATCCCGACGAGATCGAAATCTGCGCCCGCGTGCTTGCCAAGATGGTCGACAATATCAGGCAGAACCAGATCTAG
- a CDS encoding MarR family winged helix-turn-helix transcriptional regulator: MPAALKESIGPAYGQIETRLWLQLLSLHGEIFASLNAMLGAEFGLSLAKFDVLAQLDRSRDGLALGQLSQNLKVSGGNVSGLVQRLLADDLISKEMSSEDRRSFIVRLTPKGEALFRKAADVHKKHLCKRLETIPARELDTALSVLRSLSSKIRPHRKK; encoded by the coding sequence ATGCCGGCAGCACTCAAGGAGAGCATTGGTCCCGCCTATGGGCAGATCGAAACCAGGCTTTGGCTGCAATTGCTGTCATTGCACGGCGAGATTTTCGCGTCGCTGAACGCGATGCTGGGCGCGGAGTTCGGCCTGTCGCTGGCGAAGTTCGACGTGCTGGCGCAGCTCGACCGTTCCAGGGACGGCCTCGCGCTCGGGCAATTGTCGCAAAACCTGAAAGTCTCCGGCGGCAACGTCTCGGGGCTGGTGCAGCGTCTTCTGGCAGACGACCTCATCAGCAAGGAAATGTCGAGCGAGGATCGGCGCTCTTTCATCGTGCGCCTGACGCCCAAGGGCGAAGCGCTGTTCCGCAAGGCTGCGGACGTCCACAAGAAGCATCTTTGCAAACGGCTCGAGACCATTCCGGCCCGGGAGCTGGACACCGCGCTGTCGGTGCTGCGCTCCCTCTCCTCGAAAATTCGCCCTCATCGCAAGAAGTAA